The following proteins are encoded in a genomic region of Channa argus isolate prfri chromosome 3, Channa argus male v1.0, whole genome shotgun sequence:
- the eif4a3 gene encoding eukaryotic initiation factor 4A-III, producing MAAAGVQGRKRILKEEDMTKIEFETSEEVDVTPTFDTMGLREDLLRGIYAYGFEKPSAIQQRAIKQIIKGRDVIAQSQSGTGKTATFCVSVLQCLDIQVRETQALILAPTRELAGQIQKVLLALGDYMNVQCHACIGGTNVGEDIRKLDYGQHVVAGTPGRVFDMIRRRSLRTRAIKMLVLDEADEMLNKGFKEQIYDVYRYLPPATQVVLISATLPHEILEMTNKFMTDPIRILVKRDELTLEGIKQFFVAVEREEWKFDTLCDLYDTLTITQAVIFCNTKRKVDWLTEKMREANFTVSSMHGDMPQKERESIMKEFRSGASRVLISTDVWARGLDVPQVSLIINYDLPNNRELYIHRIGRSGRYGRKGVAINFVKNDDIRILRDIEQYYSTQIDEMPMNVADLI from the exons ATGGCTGCTGCCGGTGTTCAGGGCAGGAAGAGGATTCTGAAGGAGGAGGACATGACCAAGATAGAGTTTGAGACCAGCGAGGAGGTGGACGTAACCCCCACCTTCGACACCATGGGACTGCGGGAGGACCTGCTTCGCGGCATCTACGCTTACG GTTTTGAGAAGCCATCTGCGATCCAGCAGAGAGCCATTAAACAGATCATCAAAGGCAGAGATGTTATTGCTCA GTCTCAGTCTGGAACAGGAAAAACAGCCACCTTCTGTGTGTCAGTGCTGCAGTGTCTTGACATCCAG GTGAGGGAGACCCAGGCTCTGATCCTTGCTCCAACTAGAGAGCTGGCCGGACAAATTCAGAAG GTGCTGCTGGCTCTGGGAGACTACATGAATGTGCAGTGTCACGCCTGCATTGGGGGGACCAATGTGGGCGAGGATATCAGGAAGCTGGACTATGGGCAGCATGTGGTGGCTGGCACACCTGGACGGGTATTCG ataTGATTCGCCGGAGGAGTCTGAGGACCAGAGCTATTAAGATGCTGGTTCTGGATGAAGCTGATGAGATGCTTAACAAAG GTTTTAAGGAGCAGATCTATGACGTGTACCGTTACCTGCCTCCAGCTACACAGGTGGTTCTGATCAGTGCCACGTTGCCGCACGAGATCCTAGAGATGACCAACAAGTTCATGACAGATCCCATACGCATCTTGGTCAAACG tgATGAGTTGACTCTGGAGGGGATCAAACAGTTCTTTGTGGCCGTGGAGAGAGAAGAGTGGAAGTTTGACACTTTGTGTGACCTGTACGACACCCTGACCATCACTCAGGCTGTCATCTTCTGCAACACCAAGAGGaag GTGGACTGGCTGACAGAGAAGATGAGGGAGGCCAACTTCACAGTGTCATCAATGCATGGAGACATGccacagaaagagagggagtcCATCATGAAGGAATTCAGATCAGGAGCTAG TCGTGTGTTGATCTCCACTGATGTCTGGGCTCGTGGTTTGGACGTTCCTCAGGTCTCTCTCATCATCAACTACGACCTGCCCAACAACAGAGAGCTGTATATTCACAG AATTGGTCGATCCGGACGTTATGGGCGTAAAGGTGTGGCCATAAACTTTGTGAAGAATGATGACATCAGGATCCTCCGAGACATTGAACAGTACTACTCCACCCAGATCGACGAGATGCCAATGAACG TGGCTGACCTCATCTGA
- the soul4 gene encoding heme-binding protein soul4: MALISLEDLEGLDEEQLDAEITDNPEPMEEDDRLLSHWQAVASTHQVSVPPEMGGPIQEMTRNSQQREPLPFVSISRHEKMGEVLYEERVYPAGHWACVTRGEDLYEQSISMGFMKLMRFICKENSAGRYLGMTVPVISNIHMMEDGSTFEKDVQTMFFLPAEFQSSPPQPFDAEITIVYREPIRVVTSPFFGTTTEETVGRQIALLWEIIGDSDELRRDDYMVAVYENPGVPRRRNEIWFIRRSL, encoded by the exons ATGGCTCTGATCTCTCTCGAAGACCTTGAGGGATTGGACGAGGAACAGCTAGACGCTGAAATCACTGACAACCCAGAGCCAATGGAGGAAGACGACAGACTGCTGAGTCACTGGCAGGCAGTCGCCAGTACCCACCAGGTTTCGGTGCCTCCAG AAATGGGTGGCCCCATACAGGAAATGACCCGTAACAGCCAGCAGAGGGAGCCACTCCCCTTCGTGTCCATCTCCCGTCATGAGAAG ATGGGGGAAGTCCTGTATGAAGAGCGAGTGTACCCGGCCGGACACTGGGCCTGTGTGACCAGAGGAGAAGATCTATATGAACAGAGCATTTCAATGGGCTTTATGAAACTGATGCGCTTCATCTGTAAAGAGAACTCTGCAG GCAGATACCTTGGGATGACAGTGCCGGTTATCAGTAACATCCACATGATGGAGGATGGAAGCACGTTTGAGAAAGATGTCCAGACTATGTTCTTTCTGCCTGCTGAGTTCCAGTCCAGCCCCCCCCAACCCTTTGATGCCGAAATCACAATCGTCTACAGAGAGCCCATTAGAGTGGTCACCAG CCCATTTTTTGGGACAACCACCGAGGAGACTGTGGGTCGTCAGATTGCTCTACTGTGGGAGATCATCGGTGACAGCGACGAGCTGCGCAGAGATGACTACATGGTGGCTGTGTATGAGAACCCAGGTGTTCCCCGTCGCAGGAATGAGATCTGGTTCATCAGACGTAGCCTGTAG